A portion of the Mesotoga infera genome contains these proteins:
- a CDS encoding prepilin-type N-terminal cleavage/methylation domain-containing protein: protein MRKGFTLVEAVVSIALLALFVAGGVFLIVRYNSMSGRIANTSTMEAAVSFVRIYIREDGILRESSTEAEIENRIGKILTDLNGSNEYEGKLSLAGLGSIEVVDITQEMLGSDNDLFSFRIELSDTISKKEEIIHVVLSTQ from the coding sequence ATTAGAAAGGGATTTACGCTTGTGGAGGCAGTGGTATCGATTGCTTTGCTGGCCTTGTTCGTAGCTGGAGGAGTCTTTTTGATAGTTAGATACAACTCTATGTCCGGAAGAATTGCAAATACTTCCACAATGGAGGCGGCAGTAAGTTTTGTTAGGATTTACATAAGGGAAGACGGAATACTGAGAGAATCCTCTACTGAAGCGGAGATTGAAAACAGAATCGGAAAAATCTTGACCGATCTGAATGGGAGCAATGAATATGAAGGAAAGTTAAGTCTTGCAGGACTGGGGAGCATTGAGGTAGTGGATATCACTCAAGAAATGCTGGGTTCGGACAATGATCTTTTTTCGTTCAGAATAGAATTGAGTGACACGATTAGTAAGAAGGAGGAGATCATTCATGTGGTCTTGTCAACGCAATAG
- a CDS encoding prepilin-type N-terminal cleavage/methylation domain-containing protein, producing the protein MFTIDQSRKKGMTMTELLVALAISSVVLLIVTLVSTQSLRISRGTNASMTIDEQITKLHSSMNYLVSRQFAVLFSFGNEEEDEEPQDEPYSQIVVTNSIPSNVTPSGWETKSSLITFQPDFSRIVHLYEGKEGQGTLMSIIAEYVEGFEVSLITGTTYLSYTATFTYFDPVNPGVAILTKEARGAVRFY; encoded by the coding sequence TTGTTCACTATTGATCAATCCAGGAAAAAGGGAATGACAATGACAGAGCTTCTGGTAGCTCTGGCGATATCGTCTGTCGTGCTACTGATTGTTACTCTGGTCTCAACACAGTCTCTAAGAATTTCGAGAGGTACTAATGCGTCTATGACCATTGATGAGCAGATTACGAAGTTACATTCTTCAATGAACTATCTTGTTTCTAGGCAGTTTGCTGTGTTGTTTTCGTTTGGTAATGAGGAAGAAGACGAAGAGCCACAAGATGAGCCTTATTCACAGATAGTTGTCACTAATAGTATTCCTTCAAATGTTACCCCTTCTGGTTGGGAGACGAAGTCATCATTGATAACTTTCCAACCAGATTTCAGTAGGATTGTTCACTTGTATGAAGGAAAAGAAGGTCAGGGAACACTGATGTCAATTATCGCTGAGTATGTAGAAGGGTTTGAAGTAAGTTTGATAACTGGTACAACTTATCTCAGCTATACTGCAACCTTCACTTATTTTGATCCGGTGAACCCTGGTGTAGCAATCCTCACCAAGGAAGCCAGAGGGGCGGTGAGGTTCTATTAG